Part of the Triticum aestivum cultivar Chinese Spring chromosome 4D, IWGSC CS RefSeq v2.1, whole genome shotgun sequence genome is shown below.
CAGAGTTGGAAGTACTCTAAACAGAGCAAACTCAAAACATTGaactcatacatacatacatacatacatacatacatacatgcagTACAAATAGTCAATATGAGCAGAAATCTGTAGATGAATAAGAACAACACATCATGAGAGAGTTGATGCATCATCAGTACTTGAGGAGATGGAACAGAGCACGACAAGTAGCAACATAATCATTTTTTGTATATAGTCAGACTACTTTTTCAACACACACATTGAACCGTTTCTGGGGTTCTTAATGTGCTGATAATAGAAAACATGTTGAACTGAAAGTTGGGCTTCCACAACTACCGAATGTTTTGGGTTCTTTATGTACCATTTTTTTTAATCTTTTTCTGAACTCCAAATCACAATACACAGATGTACTACACAACAATGTGTATTTGTACTGTCCATAACAACGAATTAACCAAAACCAACTAATTTATTAAGGAAACAATTTTTAAACTTGGTTTGAGCTTTGTTTCTTCTGATTTTTAAACCTGTGCAGCATGTATACCCGAACTTGCGTGAATGACAGTCAATGACAGATAGTTTTTTCTGCTTTTTTATAAGATGAACGGAAAAAACATAAAATGGTGAGTGAAATGTTTTAAATCTCCCGGGAGCCTATCGACGAACTAGTGTTCAGTGTATACCGGGAGGAGGAGAAGCTGATGGAGCATCTCGAAGAAGGCGCCACGCCTCCACCACGATGGTGCAGCCGGAGTTGCGCCGTCCAGGGTGCTGTCCCAAGGCAAGGGAATGGCACAGGCGGCAGCGGTAGTGGGGTAGATGGGGCACTCAGCGACGCGctgggggagggggccggcggtgGCGCTCAGGGAGTGGGGGGCGGCGGCGTTGCGCTGGGGTAGACGGGGCCGGTCGGCGGTGCGGTCGGGGAGGGGTCGGTCGGCGGCACGCAAGGGAGGGGCCGGTTGACAGCGCACGAGGGGAGGGGCCAGTCGGCGACACGCAAGGGGAGGGGCCAGAAGGCTGCGCGCAAGGGGAGGGGCGGCAGCCGACGCGGAAGGGGAGGGGCCGAGCGGCGGCGCGCAAGGGGAGGCGTCGGCCGCCGGCGCGCTGGGGGAGGGGTTCGTGGTCGTGTGGGTTGGAGACGATGGGATCTTGGGTGATTTTCTTTTTCCTGGATGGATCTCAGGATTAGCTGGGCATTTTGGGTTAGGTTGGCTCCGATCCCTCTATACAGGGCGGGAGAGTAACAGAATAATATTATGTTACTAGTAACATAATAGCTTATGTTACTAGTAACATAATAGCTCTGCCTTCTTCCACCGCGGGGATGCCCTCCATCTCCCAGGCGTTACTGGAAAAACAACGGCGGCAGGCTCCTCTGTGACCACCGACCTCACCAGCGCCACTTTTAGGAACCCGACCAACAAGCAAGCAAGCCGATCCATGCATCTGTGAGCAGGCAGGAGAAGGAAGACACAGATCGGGCATCAGGAGAGATAGTACCATCGTTCGTTCATCATGTGGTGGTGGGTCGTGCCACCACGACGATGGACTGGACCCGTCCCACTCAGGATCCACTCCTGCGGCAAAACCACGGGCGAATCCGTCCCCTATTTCGCAAGGTGCATGCACCTCCTCCGTACCACTACCACcaatctcttcttcttctttcttctcatgCTATCACTATTCAACATCGGTTCCCTGGTCTAGCCTGCCGTGCCATGTCCTCCTCAATGAATGCGATCGGATGCTTTCTTGCTTGCTCCTACTCCCGCCCGAAAGCACCCACCGACTGAGCTTAACTCTAATTGCGCCTTCCTGCCCCATTCCCACGTGTGGCGTTGCTGCTGCTGGGAACTGCTACTAGTAGTACTCGTGATGAACTAACCATCCACCTGCCATATCTTTTGCATGATTCTGCTCCTAATTCCTCCAGCTAATTAGGAGAAGTGCTTATTTAGTCCTCCCATTAAATTAGTCCatgagcatcatccgactacaaaTGGCTGCTCCATCGATGGAGCCGGACACGAATCTCAAATCTCGATCTGCCCGGCCCCCCTTGCTTAGTTGGTAGTAGTAATACTACATTAGGCTAATATATGTAGCTGCCAACTGTGTGTCTCCGTACGTTCCTTGACGCTCCGGCTTCATCCGCGGGCACGTGACGCGAAACGCTCGTTGGTTACTACTGCTCCGCGCCGTCTTCATTTTCTCTCATGTTGGTACGAGGATGGAGCCACACTCTGGGGTGGCACGCCAAGAGGTACAGGTGCAGACTTTGAGCTTTGCAAGTTTGAAGTTTTCAGGAAAGTGTGCTCTCGTACGTACATTTGTCATTCTCACGGTGTGCGGGGTGCATTTGGTGTCGCTCCATCGGCTGCTTTTGTCCGTCCAAATGGTGGTTCTCTAGAACTTAGCTACGAGCTGGAGCCTATGGGAAGGGACTCTTGCTTGAGAGTATCCTAGGTCCCGACTAGACACGAGAGCTTGTGTGAGCAGCGTGTAGGCACACCCTCACACTTGTCGGTCTTGCAATTTAAGAAATACTACCTCTGTATCAAAATATTTGTAGTTGGAGAATCTAGTAGCTTcccccaatttttttaaaaaaaatgcaacTTCAATTCTGTTGTGCTTGTACTAATGGATGATTTATTTGGCTTAAAATTTTTGTTTTTGCGAAGGTCAAGATGTTGTGTTGCAGAAGGTCAAAGTGTGTATTGTATATGTGTGTGCGTTTTTTTAAATGCACACCTTCATTGCAAAACAGTATGTTCATTCTTTGATGTGAGGATGGTTCCCCATGCAAAAGAATTGCAAAAGAAATCGCTATTTCCTTTATAGTGTTGTGTTGTTattagaagaaaagaaaaagagaagttcAGTTTCTAAACATGACGCTGTTCAACATGCAAACGAATGGAAAAACTGTGCATGTTCACCTACCAAAATGTCCAAACATTTCTTGTGGAAAAAACTTCACTCTGTGTTTTGAACTCTGCGTGAGAACTTTATGCTCTTTCAAATGTGTGCACTTGTATTTGTGTAAAATGCATGTAGCACACGAAGTGTATGTCTGTTGTTGTGTGTAATTTACTTGAATTATAATAGCATGCgaagttcatgtttcagaaattcaTAAGTTCGCGTGTACCACATACTGAAGAAATTCATCAATGAAAAAAATGACTGCCTAGGCCATTTCACCGACAGCAAAAAATATGTCACGAGACAAAAAATAAAGCTGCATAAGATATAACATAGTAAGTTCATAGAAATGGTGGAAAACATAATTTTGTTTTGTAAGTTTAACCATTTCTAAAAAATACATTGAAGTTAAAATTTAAATAATAGGGCggttcaatgtttattacaaacTTGTAATTTTCCCCGTTACTacagaataaaccaagaagttcaaaaacAAAAAATGGAGGAGTTCGAAAAGTTTATAAAAAATGGTGTTTCTACATTTTATTAAAAAATtggagaagttcaaatttaaaaaacatAGAAGTTTAAAATGTTTATAAAAAaccaagaaggtcaaattaaaaaaCAAGCAGTTTAAAAAGTTTGTAAACATGGATTTGCCACTGGTTTTTTAAGATCTggaaattcaaatttaaagaagTGAGCGGTTCGATGTTTATTACATAACTAGGACTTTTCCCTACAGTATTGAATAACACCAAA
Proteins encoded:
- the LOC123096875 gene encoding predicted GPI-anchored protein 58, which encodes MDRLACLLVGFLKVALVRSVVTEEPAAVVFPRDRSQPNPKCPANPEIHPGKRKSPKIPSSPTHTTTNPSPSAPAADASPCAPPLGPSPSASAAAPPLARSLLAPPLACRRLAPPLVRCQPAPPLRAADRPLPDRTADRPRLPQRNAAAPHSLSATAGPLPQRVAECPIYPTTAAACAIPLPWDSTLDGATPAAPSWWRRGAFFEMLHQLLLLPQLDE